A genomic segment from Nitrospinota bacterium encodes:
- the rph gene encoding ribonuclease PH: protein MTKRRSGRTDGRRANQTRPLTITTGYLEHAEGSVLIELGATRIICSATVEDKIPPWMRSQKVAGGWVTAEYAMLPRSTPERIVREVVRGRLGGRTQEIQRLIGRALRAVVDLKALGDRTIWCDCDVIQADGGTRTAAITGAFVALALAVQKLKEAGALKALPLRDMVAAVSVGMVDGRTMLDLSYEEDVGADVDMNVVMTGSGALVEVQGTAEGSPFSRSDLERLIDLAARGIRRLVKAQREALKGLELP, encoded by the coding sequence ATGACGAAACGACGCTCGGGCCGCACGGACGGCCGAAGGGCCAATCAGACGCGGCCCCTCACCATCACCACCGGCTACCTGGAGCACGCCGAGGGGAGCGTCCTCATCGAGCTCGGGGCAACCCGTATCATCTGTTCGGCGACGGTCGAGGATAAGATTCCCCCATGGATGCGGAGCCAAAAGGTGGCCGGAGGGTGGGTCACGGCCGAGTACGCCATGCTGCCCCGCAGCACGCCCGAGAGAATCGTCAGAGAGGTGGTCCGTGGGCGGCTTGGGGGCCGGACGCAGGAGATCCAGCGCCTCATCGGCCGGGCGCTCAGGGCCGTAGTCGATCTGAAGGCCCTCGGCGACCGGACGATATGGTGCGACTGCGACGTCATCCAAGCAGACGGCGGCACGCGGACGGCCGCCATCACGGGCGCCTTCGTAGCCCTCGCCCTCGCCGTCCAAAAGCTGAAGGAGGCCGGAGCTTTGAAAGCGCTCCCCCTCAGAGACATGGTGGCGGCGGTGAGCGTGGGGATGGTCGACGGCCGAACGATGCTTGACCTCTCTTACGAGGAAGACGTGGGGGCGGACGTCGACATGAACGTCGTGATGACCGGCTCGGGCGCCCTCGTGGAGGTACAGGGCACCGCCGAGGGCTCGCCCTTCAGCCGCTCCGACCTGGAGCGCCTCATCGACCTCGCCGCCCGGGGCATCCGGAGGCTCGTTAAGGCTCAGCGCGAGGCCTTGAAGGGGTTAGAGCTTCCGTGA
- a CDS encoding glutamate racemase: MSRQWDRTAPLGVFDSGVGGLTVLRAIRQAAPNESTLYVGDTARVPYGTKSPEAIIRNALEVASYLEAQGIKYLVAACNSASAVAMDALKEQISLPVKGVITPGAEAAVAATRNGKIGVIGTRATIGSGAYKEAIRSLDSSAMVFSRACPLFVPLAEEGWTEGAVPEAIAREYLAPLVAAGVDVLVLGCTHYPILRATIGGAVGDGVALIDSAEATAKAVADDLDLHGMNAPEGTTPTSQLLATDLPPDATALAARFLGEPVERVNLLDLSALTSPLPGARSEPE, translated from the coding sequence ATGAGCCGTCAATGGGACCGGACCGCCCCTCTCGGGGTCTTCGACAGCGGGGTCGGGGGCCTGACGGTGTTGAGGGCCATCCGGCAGGCCGCCCCCAATGAGTCGACCCTCTACGTGGGCGATACCGCCCGGGTGCCTTACGGGACCAAAAGCCCGGAAGCCATCATCCGAAACGCCCTGGAGGTGGCCTCCTACCTTGAGGCCCAGGGGATCAAGTACCTCGTAGCCGCCTGCAACAGCGCCTCGGCGGTGGCCATGGACGCCCTCAAGGAGCAGATCTCGCTGCCCGTAAAAGGGGTCATCACGCCCGGGGCCGAAGCCGCTGTCGCTGCGACCCGGAACGGCAAAATCGGGGTCATAGGAACCCGCGCCACGATAGGGAGCGGCGCCTATAAGGAGGCCATCAGGTCGTTGGACTCCTCCGCGATGGTATTCAGCCGGGCTTGCCCCCTCTTCGTCCCGCTGGCCGAAGAGGGCTGGACCGAAGGAGCCGTGCCCGAGGCGATCGCCCGGGAATACCTCGCCCCGCTGGTGGCCGCGGGGGTGGACGTCCTGGTGCTCGGCTGCACCCATTACCCCATCCTCAGGGCGACCATCGGAGGGGCCGTCGGCGACGGCGTGGCGCTCATCGACTCGGCGGAGGCGACGGCCAAGGCCGTGGCGGACGACCTGGACCTCCACGGCATGAATGCCCCGGAAGGGACGACCCCAACGAGCCAGCTTTTGGCCACAGACCTCCCCCCGGACGCCACGGCGCTGGCGGCCCGCTTTCTCGGAGAGCCCGTCGAGAGGGTGAACCTGCTCGATCTCTCCGCCTTAACGTCGCCCCTTCCCGGGGCCCGGAGTGAGCCTGAATGA
- a CDS encoding GerMN domain-containing protein → MSWRDAIAKRGLGAGPPLPRWWIVGLLFLALALGLVVWKERRRIAKPVAPKTPSIVVDKDKPLLIKVFFGSPRRQRLEAEARTIYASSQLDVKAKQALLELLKGPRSSLVAVVPKGTRLRELYIDEAGTAYVDLSGEVTSRHPGGVLAERLTIASIVNTLMYNFPEIAHVRLFTDGEQRETLAGHVRASGLLGRDRELVVRR, encoded by the coding sequence GTGAGCTGGCGGGACGCCATCGCCAAACGGGGCCTGGGGGCTGGACCTCCACTGCCCCGCTGGTGGATCGTGGGGCTCCTTTTCCTGGCCCTCGCCCTCGGCCTCGTAGTTTGGAAGGAGCGCCGCCGAATCGCCAAGCCCGTGGCGCCCAAAACCCCGAGCATCGTGGTGGACAAGGATAAACCGCTGCTCATCAAGGTCTTCTTTGGCTCCCCCCGCCGCCAGCGGCTGGAAGCTGAGGCCCGCACCATATACGCTTCATCTCAACTTGACGTAAAGGCCAAGCAGGCCCTGCTGGAGCTCCTCAAGGGGCCGCGCAGCAGTCTGGTGGCCGTCGTCCCCAAGGGCACACGGCTCAGGGAGCTATACATCGACGAGGCTGGCACGGCCTACGTTGACCTCTCAGGCGAGGTCACCTCTCGCCACCCCGGCGGGGTGCTCGCCGAGCGGCTGACCATCGCCTCCATCGTCAACACGCTCATGTACAACTTCCCGGAGATCGCCCACGTGCGGCTCTTCACCGACGGGGAGCAGCGCGAGACCCTGGCCGGGCACGTCCGAGCAAGCGGGCTGCTCGGCCGCGACCGGGAGCTCGTGGTCCGACGATGA
- a CDS encoding N-acetylmuramoyl-L-alanine amidase, with amino-acid sequence MVMDRRYAAGALAAVALLFVTAASGAEEDKGVTRPPMAREHAQALKKLPLVVLDPGHGGPDSGVVGPSGLNEAEVVWDEASGLKLLLEAERVARVVLTRSSGSNPSLAERTALANGLGADLFVSLHVGASFHPGAKGASVYLASRPGRTGYLALNGSPPEPFRPTRSRLKKSRATPVRWEAVHSPHRAASRRACGAILAAFAKGGVVEAGELHEADLPLLQGSAMPSCLVEIATLTHPAEEASLRQASTRKALVQTLFKGVRAALETSR; translated from the coding sequence GTGGTTATGGACCGGCGATACGCCGCGGGCGCCCTAGCCGCTGTCGCCTTGCTTTTTGTAACGGCGGCTTCGGGCGCCGAAGAGGATAAGGGGGTGACCAGACCCCCCATGGCTCGGGAGCATGCGCAGGCTCTAAAGAAGCTCCCGTTGGTGGTCCTAGATCCAGGCCACGGCGGGCCGGATTCTGGCGTCGTGGGCCCGAGCGGGCTCAATGAGGCCGAGGTGGTCTGGGACGAGGCCTCTGGGCTCAAGTTGCTCCTTGAGGCTGAGCGCGTTGCTAGGGTGGTGCTGACACGCTCGAGCGGGAGCAACCCGTCGCTGGCCGAGCGGACGGCTCTGGCCAACGGCCTGGGGGCTGACCTTTTTGTGAGCCTTCATGTGGGAGCTTCATTCCACCCGGGGGCAAAGGGAGCATCGGTCTATCTGGCCTCGCGGCCTGGCAGGACGGGCTACCTGGCCCTCAACGGCAGCCCCCCCGAGCCCTTCCGACCGACCCGCAGTCGCCTCAAGAAATCCCGGGCCACTCCCGTACGCTGGGAGGCGGTCCACTCGCCCCACCGCGCGGCCAGCCGTAGGGCCTGCGGGGCCATACTGGCCGCATTCGCGAAGGGGGGCGTGGTCGAGGCCGGCGAGCTCCACGAGGCCGACCTGCCGCTGCTCCAGGGCTCGGCGATGCCCTCCTGCCTCGTCGAGATAGCCACCCTAACCCACCCGGCCGAAGAGGCTTCCCTTCGACAAGCATCCACGCGTAAGGCCCTCGTCCAAACCCTCTTCAAGGGTGTGCGGGCGGCGCTGGAGACTTCCCGGTGA
- a CDS encoding PAS domain S-box protein yields MRLSVRVKLSALMIVMVGAAILITGYLTYQHEKVEAVEMLGERLLAIARTAAPLIDGDKHQWISEPEDANGPFFEEIRQQLMDIKEQNSLATALYTLRSHTTGHPSHKQAGLFPLSLLGAYKTTFVVMTNDQTFVKQDYILLEEMKPALEHGIATRTGIYENLIGQWISAFAPIKRSDGTIDGILGVDYRVDVFLEELVKRRAVILRYSIIGALVAVVAALIFAQFIFVGPINTLARGARALKAGRYDEPILGPDDQLPLYWRIKRRVPDEVEHLAETLDEMRKALKEKIGELESVNQDLGARTSELSETTNFLNNILEASTEYAIIAFDLDGTMLTFNEGARRTYGHEPEAMVYKQGLAALHPPKAREAGKPEAILASALGEGRFEGELERIDSSGRSFPAHVALTLRRDGEGRPLGFVEVSRDITVRVKMERQLQDYADNLEQMVKERTEELGIAQDKYKALFETVPDGIFQFTADGTMASINPAGAEILGYASQAEVEGRLSTRDIYHDPDEQARLDAAFAQSDQPVVKDYLLQLKRRDGTPFWAEFSSRLVMGEDGEPAAMEGVMRDVDERITLQQQIQENADRLERLAHELEVKNRELLIQNERVLEANRLKSQFLTNMSHELRTPMNAIIGFTELVREDARVVLTTRQEENLRKVSRNSNQLLNLINDILDLSKIEAGHMDVVPERVELADVVDAAWTTVQPLLKGKELNVETMLDSSIPPLLTDRNKLRQVLVNLLSNAIKFTPSGEVRLTARSYDGRLELRVTDTGVGIAKEDQEIIFDEFRQLDGTSTREVGGTGLGLSISKKLVDLLGGAIALESEPGRGSTFIVNLPLTVLPRMAEALEAAAVKVGQEASREDHPPD; encoded by the coding sequence ATGCGACTCAGCGTCCGGGTCAAGTTGTCGGCCCTGATGATTGTCATGGTCGGGGCGGCCATCCTGATCACAGGCTATCTAACCTACCAGCACGAGAAAGTCGAGGCAGTCGAGATGCTCGGCGAACGGCTTCTTGCCATCGCCCGGACGGCCGCGCCGCTCATCGACGGCGATAAACACCAGTGGATATCCGAGCCGGAGGATGCCAACGGGCCCTTCTTCGAGGAGATCCGCCAACAGTTGATGGATATCAAAGAGCAAAACAGTCTGGCCACGGCCCTCTATACCCTGAGGAGCCATACGACCGGCCACCCCTCGCATAAGCAGGCCGGCCTCTTCCCCCTCTCGCTTCTTGGCGCGTACAAGACCACCTTTGTCGTTATGACCAACGACCAGACATTCGTCAAACAGGACTACATCCTATTAGAGGAGATGAAGCCCGCTTTAGAACATGGCATCGCCACAAGGACGGGAATTTACGAGAACCTCATAGGCCAATGGATCAGCGCTTTCGCCCCGATCAAAAGGAGCGACGGGACGATTGACGGCATCCTGGGGGTGGACTACCGGGTGGATGTCTTCCTGGAGGAGCTGGTCAAACGGCGGGCGGTCATCTTGCGCTACTCCATCATCGGGGCGCTGGTGGCCGTGGTAGCCGCTCTAATCTTCGCCCAGTTTATCTTCGTGGGGCCCATCAATACACTTGCCAGGGGAGCGAGGGCCCTGAAGGCAGGACGCTATGACGAGCCGATCCTGGGGCCAGACGACCAGCTGCCCCTCTACTGGCGCATTAAGCGGCGGGTGCCCGATGAGGTGGAGCACCTGGCCGAGACGCTGGATGAGATGCGGAAGGCCCTGAAGGAGAAGATCGGTGAGCTGGAGAGCGTAAATCAAGACCTAGGGGCCCGAACCAGCGAGCTCTCCGAGACGACCAACTTCTTGAACAACATCCTCGAGGCCTCCACCGAATACGCCATCATAGCCTTCGACCTGGATGGGACCATGCTCACCTTCAACGAGGGGGCGCGCCGCACATACGGCCACGAGCCCGAGGCCATGGTCTACAAGCAGGGCCTGGCGGCCCTCCACCCCCCAAAGGCTCGAGAGGCTGGTAAGCCTGAGGCGATCCTGGCCAGCGCCCTTGGCGAGGGACGCTTCGAGGGTGAGCTTGAGCGTATCGACTCCTCGGGCCGCTCCTTTCCCGCCCACGTAGCCCTTACACTGAGGCGCGACGGAGAGGGCCGGCCCTTGGGCTTCGTTGAGGTCTCCCGGGATATCACCGTAAGGGTTAAAATGGAACGCCAGCTTCAGGACTACGCCGATAATCTAGAACAGATGGTCAAGGAACGGACCGAGGAGCTCGGAATCGCGCAGGACAAGTACAAAGCCCTTTTCGAGACGGTTCCAGACGGCATCTTCCAGTTCACCGCCGACGGGACCATGGCCTCCATCAACCCCGCCGGGGCCGAGATTCTCGGCTACGCGTCGCAAGCGGAGGTCGAGGGGCGCCTCTCCACACGGGATATCTACCACGACCCGGACGAGCAAGCCAGGCTCGACGCCGCCTTCGCCCAGAGCGACCAGCCGGTTGTGAAAGACTACCTGCTCCAGCTTAAACGGCGCGACGGCACTCCTTTCTGGGCCGAATTCTCCTCGAGGTTGGTCATGGGTGAGGATGGCGAGCCGGCCGCCATGGAAGGGGTGATGCGTGATGTCGACGAGCGGATCACCCTCCAGCAGCAGATTCAAGAAAACGCGGACCGTCTCGAGCGCTTGGCCCACGAGCTCGAGGTCAAGAACCGTGAGCTCCTCATCCAGAACGAGCGCGTCTTGGAGGCCAACCGGCTCAAGAGCCAGTTTCTCACCAACATGAGCCACGAGCTTCGCACACCGATGAACGCCATCATCGGCTTCACAGAGCTCGTCCGTGAGGACGCCCGGGTCGTGCTAACCACGCGCCAGGAGGAGAACCTCCGCAAAGTCTCTAGGAACTCGAACCAATTGCTCAATCTCATCAACGACATCCTCGATCTCAGCAAGATCGAGGCGGGCCACATGGACGTGGTGCCAGAGAGGGTGGAGCTGGCCGATGTGGTTGATGCCGCCTGGACGACGGTCCAGCCTCTGCTCAAGGGCAAGGAGCTTAATGTGGAGACGATGCTCGATTCGTCAATTCCTCCACTCCTGACCGACAGGAACAAGCTCCGCCAGGTGCTGGTCAACCTACTGTCCAACGCCATCAAGTTTACGCCGAGCGGAGAGGTTCGACTAACGGCCCGCTCCTACGACGGGCGCCTGGAGCTCAGAGTGACCGACACGGGCGTCGGCATCGCCAAAGAGGACCAGGAGATTATCTTCGACGAGTTTCGCCAGCTCGACGGAACCTCGACCCGAGAGGTGGGAGGCACGGGTCTCGGGCTCTCAATTTCGAAGAAGCTGGTTGACCTCCTGGGCGGCGCCATCGCGTTGGAGAGCGAACCGGGCCGGGGAAGCACATTCATCGTGAATCTGCCGCTCACGGTTCTGCCCCGAATGGCGGAGGCCCTGGAAGCAGCCGCCGTCAAGGTCGGCCAGGAGGCTAGCCGTGAAGACCATCCTCCTGATTGA
- a CDS encoding response regulator → MKTILLIEDVEDNRDLVVQILESEYTVVEARDGQEGLEKARAEQPHLILLDLALPKMDGWEAARRLKADPALKAIPIIALTAFAMEGDEARALEAGCNAYVAKPILPKDLRAHVRRVLEEFEAQGA, encoded by the coding sequence GTGAAGACCATCCTCCTGATTGAGGATGTGGAGGACAACCGCGACCTGGTTGTGCAGATTCTGGAGAGTGAGTATACTGTCGTGGAGGCCCGAGACGGGCAGGAGGGGCTGGAGAAGGCCCGGGCCGAGCAGCCCCACCTCATTCTCCTGGACTTGGCCCTGCCAAAGATGGACGGCTGGGAGGCGGCCCGGCGCCTCAAGGCCGACCCTGCCCTCAAGGCCATCCCCATCATCGCCCTGACGGCTTTCGCCATGGAGGGCGACGAAGCCCGCGCACTGGAGGCGGGCTGCAACGCATACGTGGCAAAGCCCATCCTGCCAAAAGACCTGCGCGCCCACGTTCGAAGGGTGCTGGAGGAGTTTGAGGCCCAGGGGGCCTGA
- a CDS encoding sigma-54-dependent Fis family transcriptional regulator, producing the protein MDEARTILIVDDEPDNVDLVDQHLRRIGYITQLAYSGEEALELFERQRPDCVLLDVMMPRMNGFEVCQRIKAATGASDYVPVMMVTVLDDIDSIVEGLERSGADDYLTKPFKARELIARVSTLIRSKVYWDRLQAAHQELVRKDLYLERMLDPLWILDEAGLTVEVNPAFCRLVGRERDAVLERPAEAFFGDEDRGRLEAALRALRGGDRPEPMELYVIDSDGQPLPALASLSPILQNRKMLGTIVVLRDLREKRALEEAVAEREAQLKSLEEQLEAFHLTKRIVGTSRPLRQSLEITRQAAASSASALLVGESGTGKELFAHAFHRWSERAEGPFVTVACAALPDALLEAELFGSEEGAEAAGRKTGRIEQADGGTLFLDEIGETSPAVQVKLLRLLQEGEFEPLGATEARTVDVRLVASTTKELAAEVEAGRFREDLYYRLSVITIPLVPLRERKEDIPLLIDHFLKLYNEKNHKAVQGLAKKASYALADYSWPGNIQELENTVERAVVLCRGDLITEEDLPEEVRLEGEEKKKLVIPMGATLEEIEKRVIVETLKHYRGNKQAAARALGIAARTIYRKLGQDKD; encoded by the coding sequence ATGGACGAGGCCCGTACCATCCTCATCGTCGACGACGAGCCCGATAACGTCGACCTGGTTGACCAGCACCTTCGCCGCATAGGCTACATCACTCAGCTCGCCTACAGCGGTGAAGAGGCCTTGGAGCTCTTCGAGCGCCAGAGGCCCGACTGCGTGCTGCTCGACGTCATGATGCCCCGCATGAACGGCTTCGAGGTCTGCCAGCGCATCAAGGCCGCCACAGGGGCATCCGACTACGTGCCTGTCATGATGGTCACCGTACTCGACGACATCGACTCCATCGTCGAGGGCCTGGAGCGAAGCGGCGCTGACGACTACCTAACCAAGCCGTTCAAGGCCCGGGAGCTTATCGCCCGGGTCTCGACCCTCATCCGCTCCAAGGTCTACTGGGATCGCCTCCAGGCCGCCCACCAGGAGCTCGTCCGAAAAGACCTCTACCTGGAGCGCATGCTCGACCCGCTGTGGATTCTAGACGAGGCCGGCCTCACGGTGGAGGTGAACCCTGCCTTTTGCCGCCTGGTCGGCAGGGAGCGTGATGCGGTCCTTGAGCGGCCCGCCGAGGCGTTTTTCGGCGACGAGGACCGAGGCCGGCTCGAGGCGGCCCTGCGGGCCCTCCGTGGGGGAGATCGACCCGAGCCCATGGAGCTCTACGTCATTGACTCGGACGGGCAGCCCCTGCCGGCTCTGGCCTCCCTCAGCCCGATACTGCAGAATCGAAAGATGCTGGGCACGATCGTAGTGCTCAGGGATCTTAGGGAGAAGAGGGCCCTGGAGGAGGCTGTGGCCGAGCGGGAGGCCCAGCTTAAAAGCCTCGAGGAGCAGCTCGAGGCATTCCATCTCACCAAGCGCATCGTCGGAACCTCCCGGCCCCTGCGCCAATCTCTGGAGATTACCCGCCAGGCGGCAGCCTCTTCGGCGAGCGCCCTGCTGGTCGGCGAAAGCGGCACAGGCAAGGAGCTTTTCGCCCACGCCTTCCACCGGTGGAGCGAGCGGGCGGAGGGGCCTTTCGTAACGGTGGCGTGCGCCGCCCTGCCGGACGCCCTCCTGGAGGCAGAGCTCTTCGGCTCCGAAGAGGGGGCGGAGGCGGCGGGCCGCAAGACGGGCCGCATCGAGCAGGCCGACGGCGGCACCCTCTTTCTTGATGAGATCGGCGAGACGAGCCCCGCCGTCCAGGTCAAGCTCCTGCGGCTCCTCCAGGAGGGAGAGTTCGAGCCTCTCGGGGCCACCGAGGCACGAACGGTCGATGTCCGCCTCGTCGCCTCAACCACCAAGGAGCTGGCCGCCGAGGTCGAGGCCGGGCGCTTCCGCGAGGACCTCTACTACCGGCTCTCCGTCATAACCATCCCCCTGGTGCCTCTGCGCGAGCGCAAAGAGGATATCCCGCTTCTCATCGACCACTTCCTGAAGCTCTACAACGAGAAGAACCACAAAGCAGTCCAGGGCCTGGCGAAAAAGGCCTCCTACGCCCTTGCCGACTACTCATGGCCCGGAAACATTCAGGAGCTGGAGAACACGGTCGAGCGGGCGGTGGTGCTCTGCCGAGGAGACCTCATCACCGAGGAGGACCTCCCCGAAGAGGTTCGCCTGGAGGGCGAGGAGAAGAAAAAGCTCGTCATCCCAATGGGAGCGACGCTCGAAGAGATCGAGAAACGGGTCATCGTCGAGACCCTCAAGCATTACCGGGGCAACAAACAGGCGGCCGCCAGGGCTCTCGGCATCGCCGCGCGGACCATCTACCGCAAGCTCGGCCAGGACAAAGACTGA